The following proteins are encoded in a genomic region of Lachnospiraceae bacterium KM106-2:
- a CDS encoding chemotaxis protein CheX produces MAGVNAEYINPFLAASTEVLKNMCQITTTIGKPFVKEGTFPCYEYNILIGVTGEIKGQVLITFNEQVACEIASKMMMMPVTELDEISLSAISELGNMILGNSATVFSSKGVFVDITTPTLMKGSVEFTNNAVPTIAVPLKYEDKVIELNVSVKKAD; encoded by the coding sequence ATGGCAGGAGTAAATGCAGAATACATTAACCCGTTTTTAGCAGCATCAACAGAGGTATTAAAAAATATGTGTCAGATCACAACGACAATTGGAAAGCCTTTTGTAAAAGAAGGAACATTTCCATGCTATGAATATAATATCTTAATTGGTGTAACTGGAGAAATTAAAGGACAAGTATTAATTACATTTAATGAGCAGGTAGCGTGTGAAATCGCATCTAAGATGATGATGATGCCCGTTACAGAACTTGATGAAATTTCATTAAGCGCGATCAGCGAATTAGGAAATATGATTCTAGGAAATTCAGCAACTGTATTTTCTTCCAAAGGAGTGTTTGTCGATATTACAACTCCTACCTTAATGAAGGGTAGCGTTGAATTTACAAATAATGCAGTCCCAACTATTGCAGTGCCTTTGAAATATGAAGATAAGGTAATTGAACTTAACGTTTCTGTAAAAAAAGCGGACTAG
- a CDS encoding tRNA (cytidine(34)-2'-O)-methyltransferase, whose product MMNIVLLEPEIPANTGNIGRTCVAAGAKLHLIEPLGFSINEKAVKRAGLDYWDQLDVTVYESYEDFLERNPGAKIYMATTKAQHVYSDVKYEENAFIMFGKESAGIPENILLQNKENCMRIPMIGDVRSLNLGNSVAIVLYEAIRQHNFSHMTLEGHLHHHSWNE is encoded by the coding sequence ATGATGAATATTGTTTTATTAGAACCCGAAATACCAGCCAATACAGGTAATATAGGCAGAACATGCGTTGCTGCCGGAGCAAAGTTACATTTGATTGAACCATTAGGATTTAGTATCAATGAGAAGGCAGTAAAACGTGCCGGTCTTGATTACTGGGATCAGTTAGATGTAACCGTATATGAATCCTATGAAGATTTCTTGGAACGTAATCCAGGTGCTAAGATTTATATGGCGACAACAAAAGCTCAACATGTATATTCTGATGTTAAGTATGAGGAAAATGCATTTATTATGTTTGGCAAGGAAAGTGCAGGTATTCCGGAAAATATTCTTCTTCAAAATAAAGAAAACTGTATGCGTATTCCAATGATCGGAGATGTTCGTTCTTTGAATCTAGGTAATTCGGTTGCAATTGTTCTTTATGAAGCAATACGTCAGCATAATTTCTCACATATGACATTAGAAGGTCATCTTCATCACCATTCATGGAATGAATAG
- a CDS encoding phosphate regulon sensor protein PhoR, which yields MKQSIGKKFTLCFLFIILAMFIFLNTYGKNSIRNEIIQQKKTSLYSEAELICKKYASDYYVNDLSLHSLRRQLIAIDEYLGTRIWLVNADGTLLCDTRNSLEDDQKINVKTLDSSLLTNTNIENLSLPAYFDEPVLSVTSSVIVNYKVKAYVMMFLPNSSLTDDTILVTNVINICLLILGLVLIILFIYLYIITVYPLRKLKQAAIEYTGGNYDYKLNLKSHDEFHDLGNTIEYMASEMNNQEAYQKKFIANISHDFRSPLTSIKGYAEAMLDGTIPYENQDHYLEIILFEAERLNKLTSNLLSLNTFDNKGMLLDISIFNVNEIIKSTVASFEGTCIKKKIKVILEFSEKDMPVSADMGRIQQVLYNLLDNAIKFSHSNSSIKITTRERNDKIFIAVKDHGEGIPKESITKIWDRFYKSDPSRGKDKKGTGLGLSIVKEIINAHNENINVVSTEGAGTEFVFSLPMAND from the coding sequence AAAAAATTTACACTCTGCTTTCTTTTTATTATCCTTGCCATGTTTATTTTCCTAAATACATATGGCAAGAACTCCATACGTAATGAAATCATTCAGCAGAAAAAAACATCTTTATACAGCGAGGCAGAACTTATCTGCAAGAAGTATGCCAGTGATTATTATGTAAATGACCTCTCCTTGCATAGCCTTAGAAGGCAATTGATCGCAATCGATGAATATTTAGGTACTCGTATCTGGTTAGTAAATGCAGATGGAACGCTCCTATGTGACACAAGAAATAGCTTGGAAGATGATCAGAAAATCAATGTCAAAACTCTAGACAGTTCCCTGCTTACTAATACCAACATAGAGAATTTATCACTCCCTGCTTACTTTGATGAGCCTGTACTTTCTGTTACAAGCAGCGTAATAGTAAACTATAAAGTAAAAGCTTATGTGATGATGTTCCTTCCGAATAGTTCCCTAACAGACGATACCATATTAGTTACCAATGTAATTAATATCTGTCTTCTCATTTTAGGCTTGGTACTGATCATCCTATTCATTTACCTTTACATTATTACTGTTTACCCACTTCGAAAGCTTAAACAGGCTGCTATTGAATATACTGGCGGCAATTATGATTACAAGCTGAATTTAAAGAGTCATGATGAATTTCATGATCTGGGTAATACCATTGAATATATGGCCAGCGAAATGAATAATCAGGAAGCTTATCAGAAAAAATTCATCGCAAATATCTCACATGATTTCCGTTCTCCATTAACTTCGATCAAGGGTTATGCAGAAGCCATGTTAGATGGAACGATTCCTTATGAAAATCAAGATCATTATTTAGAAATTATTCTATTTGAGGCCGAACGCTTAAATAAATTAACTTCAAATCTACTTTCTCTAAATACTTTTGATAATAAAGGAATGCTTTTAGATATCTCAATCTTTAATGTGAATGAGATCATTAAATCAACCGTTGCCAGCTTCGAAGGCACCTGTATCAAGAAGAAGATCAAAGTCATATTAGAGTTTTCAGAAAAAGATATGCCTGTATCCGCTGATATGGGACGTATTCAGCAAGTGCTCTATAACTTACTAGATAACGCCATTAAATTTAGTCATAGTAACTCTTCTATTAAGATTACTACAAGAGAACGAAACGATAAGATCTTTATCGCTGTCAAAGATCATGGGGAAGGAATTCCAAAAGAAAGTATCACAAAGATCTGGGATCGTTTTTATAAATCTGATCCATCACGTGGAAAAGATAAGAAAGGAACCGGCCTTGGTCTTTCTATTGTAAAAGAGATCATTAATGCACATAATGAAAATATAAATGTAGTTAGCACCGAAGGAGCCGGCACTGAATTTGTCTTCTCCCTTCCAATGGCTAACGACTAA